The Plutella xylostella chromosome 12, ilPluXylo3.1, whole genome shotgun sequence genome includes a window with the following:
- the LOC119691614 gene encoding uncharacterized protein LOC119691614: MSKVNRSGTREVIFKVFQRCMAEFQAGQILWDLDDVYGRTASMTGISESTVRRIVDEGFKNNGKFETPGKHRRGRPKKEMDNFDICALRQKIQFFYTVQKEVPTLRKLQVIAKTDLDFDCSLEVLRKILKAIGFTYKKCQNNRKALIEQTHIAAKREEYLAIIKKNRDLPEELKKDIIYLDESYIHSSYKVTKCWQSLNIEGVTKDISKGKRYIIVHAGSEKGSVPNCLLIFTGNNKLEDYHSEMNAHNFTKWIEEKLIPNLHEPSIVVMDNAPYHSVITNKAPTSSSRVDEIKLWLLENNIDFDPTLRKPNLLSLVRKNKPLPSYHIDNLLGEYGHTVIITVI, encoded by the exons ATGAGTAAAGTGAACCGGAGTGGTACGCGGGAAgtaatttttaaagttttccaGCGATGTATGGCGGAGTTCCAAGCTGGACAAATTTTGTGGGATTTGGATGATGTTTATGGCCGAACAGCATCTATGACCG GAATATCAGAGAGTACAGTTAGGCGGATAGTAGATGaaggttttaaaaataatggaAAATTTGAAACCCCTGGGAAACACAGAAGAGGCCGACCAAAGAAAGAAATGGACAATTTTGATATTTGTGCACTGCGTCAAAAAATCCAATTCTTTTACACAgtgcaaaaagag GTACCAACCCTCAGAAAATTGCAAGTGATCGCCAAAACGGACCTGGATTTCGATTGTAGTCTTGAAGTTCTccgtaaaattttaaaagcaATAGGGTTTACTTACAAGAAATGCCAAAATAATAGAAAGGCTTTAATCGAACAAACTCATATTGCAGCAAAGCGAGAAGAATATTTGgcaatcattaaaaaaaatcgtgATTTGCCAGAAGAGTTAAAAAAGGATATAATTTATCTCGATGAAAGCTATATTCACTCTTCATATAAG GTCACAAAATGTTGGCAGTCTCTAAATATCGAAGGTGTCACAAAAGACATATCTAAAGGAAAGCGGTACATCATAGTCCACGCTGGAAGCGAAAAGGGGTCTGTGCCCAACTGCCTTCTTATATTCACTGGTAACAATAAACTAGAAGACTACCATTCAGAAATGAATGCACATAATTTTACTAAGTGGATTGAGGAGAAGCTAATACCAAATCTTCACGAGCCTTCAATCGTAGTTATGGATAATGCGCCCTACCACTCCGTCATTACAAATAAGGCGCCTACCTCCAGTTCCCGTGTGGACGAGATAAAACTCTGGCTATTAGAGAACAATATTGATTTTGACCCTACACTTAGGAAGCCAAATTTACTGAGTTTAGTGAGAAAAAACAAACCACTCCCGagctatcacattgataatcTTCTAGGAGAATATGGGCACACAGTGATTATCACTGTGATTTAA